A single window of Flavobacterium aestivum DNA harbors:
- the lpxD gene encoding UDP-3-O-(3-hydroxymyristoyl)glucosamine N-acyltransferase, protein MKFTAEQIAGILEGEIVGDPNIEVSRLSKIEEGSEGSLTFLSNPKYINYIYSTKASITIVNDTFVPESPITTTLIKVADAYKAFSKLLEFYNQVKLNKNGIEQPSFISESAKYGENLYFGSFSYIGDNVVLGDNVKIYPNSFIGDNVTIGDNVTIFAGAKIYSETVIGNNCIVHSGVIIGADGFGYAPNEDGTYNKIPQIGNVIIEDDVEIGANSTIDRATLGSTIIRKGVKIDNQIQIAHNVEVGKNTVIAAQTGIAGSTKVGENCMIGGQVGIVGHLTIGNNVRIQAQSGVAGNIKDNEVLQGSPTFGYSDFSKSYIHFKNLPKLVKEIEELKKQILNQKNGNNG, encoded by the coding sequence ATGAAATTTACAGCAGAACAAATAGCAGGAATATTAGAAGGAGAAATTGTTGGAGATCCCAATATTGAAGTTTCCCGATTGTCTAAAATAGAAGAAGGTTCTGAAGGATCACTTACTTTTTTATCAAATCCTAAATACATCAATTATATTTATAGTACAAAAGCTTCAATAACTATTGTTAATGATACTTTTGTTCCTGAATCTCCAATAACCACAACTCTTATTAAAGTTGCGGATGCTTATAAAGCTTTTTCAAAATTACTGGAGTTTTATAATCAAGTAAAGCTAAATAAAAACGGTATTGAACAGCCTTCATTTATTTCTGAAAGTGCAAAATATGGTGAAAATCTATATTTTGGTAGTTTTAGTTATATAGGAGATAATGTAGTATTGGGAGATAATGTAAAAATTTATCCAAATAGTTTTATTGGTGATAATGTTACTATTGGTGATAATGTTACTATTTTTGCGGGTGCCAAAATATATTCAGAAACTGTAATAGGTAATAATTGTATTGTACATTCTGGAGTTATAATAGGTGCAGATGGATTTGGATATGCTCCAAATGAAGATGGTACATATAATAAGATTCCTCAAATTGGGAATGTAATTATCGAAGATGATGTTGAAATTGGCGCGAACTCAACAATTGATAGAGCAACTTTAGGATCTACCATAATAAGGAAAGGCGTTAAGATTGACAATCAAATTCAGATTGCACATAACGTAGAAGTTGGAAAAAACACCGTTATTGCAGCACAAACAGGAATTGCAGGCTCTACAAAAGTTGGTGAAAACTGTATGATTGGTGGTCAAGTTGGTATAGTTGGTCATTTAACAATAGGAAATAATGTTCGCATTCAAGCCCAGTCAGGAGTTGCAGGGAATATTAAAGACAACGAAGTTTTGCAAGGAAGTCCAACATTTGGATATTCGGATTTTAGTAAATCATATATACATTTTAAGAATTTACCAAAATTAGTTAAAGAAATAGAGGAGTTAAAAAAACAAATATTAAACCAAAAAAATGGAAACAATGGTTAA